The following are encoded together in the Vigna unguiculata cultivar IT97K-499-35 chromosome 2, ASM411807v1, whole genome shotgun sequence genome:
- the LOC114170276 gene encoding uncharacterized protein LOC114170276 yields the protein MSEAEVGDVKQKEEVGDDSSKNEVDCEKSVDNQNADNPMPSSEEEEQAIKKKYGGMLPKKPPLISKDHERAYFDSADWALGKQGAQKPKGPLEALRPKLQPTQQHARSRRSAYAPADDSEGEGGHSNASAEEESATEDGGADTPQDQSRR from the exons ATGTCAGAGGCTGAGGTTGGCGATGTGAAGCAAAAGGAGGAGGTTGGTGATGATTCTTCTAAGAACGAAGTTGACTGTGAAAAATCTGTGGATAATCAGAACGCTGACAACCCCATGCCCTCGTCCGAGGAGGAG GAACAAGCTATTAAGAAAAAGTATGGGGGGATGCTGCCAAAGAAGCCTCCACTAATATCCAAG GACCATGAACGTGCTTACTTTGATTCTGCTGATTGGGCTTTGGGGAAG CAAGGAGCACAAAAGCCTAAAGGACCACTTGAAGCACTCCGCCCAAAGTTGCAG CCAACACAACAGCACGCTCGTTCAAGACGCTCAGCTTATGCTCCAGCAGATGATAGTGAAG GTGAGGGCGGCCACAGTAATGCATCAGCTGAAGAAGAGAGTGCCACTGAAGATGGTGGTGCTGATACTCCTCAGGACCAAAGCCGCCGTTAG